The Streptomyces sp. NBC_00236 DNA window AGGAAGGGCCCATCGCCGCCGGTACGAAGCTGAGCGGCCCGGCGGCCGATCTGCTGGCGGCCGTGCGCGCCGTGGAGAGCGGCGAGAAGCCCGGCACCGCCTTCTTCGACTCCCCCGCCCCGCCCCCGGCCCGCCGGAGCGTCCCCGCACCGGTGCCGGTGCGCACGCAGGCCCCCGAGCCCGTCCGCGCGTCCCGGGGCGCGTCGCCCGAGACCGTCGCCGCAGTGGCGGCCGTACTGGCCGAGGGAGGGGCCCCGGAGGCCCTGGCGGCCCCCGCCGCCGCCGTCCTGGGCGCTCAGGCCGACGAGGCACTGCGGGAGGACCCGTGGCAGCTGCTGTCCCTGCCGGGTGTCGGCCCGGAGCAGGCCGACACCTTCGCCCGCGCCCTGCTGGACACCGGATGCGGACCCGACGACGAGCGGCGCACGGCGGCCCTGGTCGGCTGGCTGCTGGAACGGGCCGCCCTTCAGGGCCACACCGCCCTGGACGCGGAGCAGGTGCGCGCCGCGCTCGCCGCGCGGGCGGTGACCGACCCCGGCGCAGCGGTGCAGCACGCCATCGCGGAGGGCGTCGTCCTGGTCTTCCAGGACGGCCCGGAGGCCGAGGACGCCGACGGAGAGACGGACGAGGAGAGCGAGGGCACGGGCGACGGGGGCGCGGAGCCGGCGGCGGAGCAGGAGCCGGTCCAGGTCCTCCTCGGCCTCGACCGGTACGCGCTGGCGGAGGAGAGCCTCGCCGACGGAATCGCCCGGCTGGTCAACGCCTGCGAGAAGGACGCCGACTGGTCGGAGGCCGCCGCGGCGGCCCCCTCCCCCTCGGCCGCGGAGCTGATCCGCACCGCCGCCGCCCACGGCCTCGTCGCGCACACGGGCGGCGAGGCGGCGCGGGCCGAACCCGCCGCGCTGATCGCCGCCGCCGCGGGCCTCGGTCTGCGGGCCCTGGGCGCCACGCACAGCGTGGACGGCCGGCAGCGGCTGGCCGCTGTGGCCGGCGACGCCTCGGCGGCCGTCACGCTGGCCGGGCTGCTCGCCGGCACGGAGGGCCCCGGGCGGGACGAGGAGGGGGCGCTCGCCCTCGACCTGCTCGTCGTGCTGGACGCCCCGCAGCTGGACGTGGAGACCGGCGCGATGCTGGTGGAGTCCCTCGCCGACGGCACCCGTCTGGTGTTGAGCGGCGACCCCGGCGTGCTGGGCTCGGCCGGCGCGGGGCGGGTGTTCGCCGATGTGCTGGCGGCCCGCGCCTGCCCCCAGGTCGTCTCCCGCACCCCGGACCCGGGGCCGATCGGCGAACTGGTCTCGGGCATCGGCATCGGGGAGCTGAACCAGGTGGAGGCGCCGGGCAAGGAGGTCGTGATCGTCCCCGTGCGGGACGCGGGCGAGGCCGTGCACCGCACGGTGCAGCTGGTCGCCGACTCCGTGCCGCGCGCCATTGGCGTGCCCTCCTCGGACACCCAGGTCATCACCGTCGGCCACGGCGGCTCGGCGGGCACCCGGGCGTTGAACGAGGCGCTCAAGCAGCGGCTGAACCCCGGCCCCGGCCGCTTCGGCGGTTTCGACCCCGGGGACCGGGTGGCCCATGTCCCCGCGCCGGGCAGGACCGTGCCCGGTGTGGTCGTCTCGGCCGACGCCGAGGGCCTGCATCTGGACTGTGCGGGGAGCCCCGTCGTCGTACCGCAGGAGCGGGTCGCCGCCTCCGTCCGGCATGCCTGGGCGCTCAGTGCCCACCAGGCGGCGGGGATGCGGTGGCCCGCGGCCGTCGTCGTCCTGCCCGGTGACGCGGCCCAGGGGCTGAGCCGCCCCTGGGTCTACACCGCGTTCGGCCGGGGGGAACGGCATCTGTCCGTGGTGCACGGTGTCGACCAGGCCCTGGCCCGTGCCGTGGCCCAGTCCCCCGCCCAGGACCGCACCACCCGGCTGCGGACGCTGCTGGAGGCGTCCGACGGCTGACGGACGGCACGAAGGGCCGGACGGACGCGTCGCGCGTCCGCCCGGCCCTTCGGCACGGCTCCGTCAGGGGCGGGGGGAGCAGGCCTGTGGGAAGCGATCAGGCCTGGGGGGAGGGATTCAGGTCCTGTCCCTCGTCAGACCGTCCAGCTCCTCGTCCAGATCGTCCTCGTCGAAGACCGCGCTGACGTCGAAACGGCAGACCACCCGCTCCGGGTCCGCGTCGTCGAACGGGGCGCCGAGCCACTCCCCCGGCTCCGGCAGCTCGTCCGCGGCCGCGACCCAGAGCGTGGAATCGCCCTCCTCCAGGCCGAACTCCGTGTGCCGGGAGGCGATCTCGTCCGCCTCGTACTCCCCGAAGAGCACCCCCAGTGCCGCGTGGACACTGCTGCCGACCACGGCCGCCCTCTCGCTCCCGCGGTCCTCGGGGTCCACGTCGGCGAGGCGCTGTGCCTGCGCGAGCAGCCGCTGCGGCTCCACCACCGCGTAGTCGCGGCGGATCAGCACGCTGACGGCGTTCGGCTCCTCCGGGCCGCTGTACGGCGGCAGGGAGTCCTCCACCCCCGGAATCTCGAACGGGGTGACCTCGTCGTGGCGGTCGTAGAGGAGTTCGTCGTAGACCTCGGCCGCAGCGGCCAGTGCGTTGAACGCGTCGTAGACAGCGGGGTCGTCGTCCCCGGACCGGCGCTCGACCGCCGCGAGGTGGTGGTCGATCGCGGCTTTGACCGCATCGGCGGCGGCGCGTACCTCGGCAGCGGTGGGCTGCGCAGCATCAGACATAGGGCAGACGCTATCCGTACACGGGCTCTGCCCGCACAATAGATGCGATGCCGGAATACGAATTTGTCGATGTGTACGTGCCGCGCGGGGTGTCCCGGAAGGAGACGGCCCGCCTGTTGACCGACCATGCCGAGTACGGGCACTGGGAGTTGGACCGGCTGACGCTGCGCCTGGACGGCAGTCGCCGGGTGCGGCTGCGGCGGCGGATCATCCGCCAGCTGCGGGCCACCTGGTGAGACGGAAGGGCCCCGCGTCGCCGCGGGGCCCTTCCCTTCGCCGTACTGACCGCTGCCGTCAGGCGGCGGCCTTGGCGCGGCGGTACAGCACCGTGCCCGCACCGGCCAGCAGCAGGCCGGCGCCCGCCGGGACGAGCAGGTCGAGCCCGCCCGCTCCGGTGTGCGCGAGCTGCGGCGTGCTCGCCGGCAGGGTCTGCGGTTCGGGCGCGTTCGGGACGGTGCGCGGTCCGGGCGTCGGCGGTGTCACGTGGGTGACGGGGGTCTCCGGGACGACCGGCGGCGTGCTGTCGTTCTCGCACGTGTTGCCCAGGGCGGGGTTGAGCAGGCCACCGATGGTGACGCTGTTCCCGCAGGCGTTCACGGGGATGTCGATGGGCACCTGGATCTGGTTCCCCGAGAGCAGACCGGGCGAGCCCTTCGCGGTCCCCTCGGCGGTGGCCCCTCCCCCGTTGTCGCTGCCGACGGCCCGGTGCTTCCCGGTGCCCGCCCGCACCCCCTGACCGCGATCGTCGGACGCCCGGCCGTTGTCCGAGGCGTGACTGCCCGGGGTTCCCGCGGTCGAACCGTGACGGCCGGTGGCCGCACCGTCCGAAGTGTTCGCACAGGCGTTGCCCGCCGCCGGGTTCAGCAGCCCCACGACGTTCACGGAGTTGCCGCAGACGTTGACCGGTACCTCGACCGGGATCTGTACCGAATTCCCTGAAAGCACCCCCGGGGAATTCGATGCGCCGCCGGCCGCTCCCGCGTCGGCGTGCGCGTAACCGCCACTGAGCGCGAGCACGCCGCCCGCAGCCGCCATGGTGATCAGGCCTTTACGCGTGACCTGTCGCATAGGTTGTTTCCTGCCTTCTACCTTCCGGAATACCCCCGGACTTGACCGTGCGGGGGCAAAGGACCCGACGGCCCCGGAGCACATGGCGTGCGCTCCGGGGCCGAGCGGGCTCAAACCCTTACGGGTTGACGCACAACGTCAGGCGTTGACGCAGGTGTTGCCGAAGGCCGGGTTCAGCAGCCCGATCACGGAGATCGTGTTGCCGCACACGTTCACGGGAACGTGGACGGGAACCTGGACGACGTTGCCCGAGAGCACGCCGGGGCTGCCGATGGCGGCACCCTGGGCACCCGAGTCGGCGACGGCCATGCCGGCACCCGCGAGAACCAGACCACCGGTGACAGCCGCAGCGGCGACGATCTTCTTGATCATTATTCCTCCTAGTTGGCAAATGCGGTCCCAGCCGCGGACCGCATCACCTGTAACGAGGAAGAAGTAATCGGGCTACGAGCGATCCGTCCCTTTCACTCGTTCCGGTTAGGTACGTACAAGCTGGCGATTATGACGACGGGTATCGACTTTTCAGCTGTTGTCGATGAAACGGTCGAGCACCCGTGCACCGAACTTCAGGCCCTCGACCGGTACGCGCTCGTCCACACCGTGGAACATGCCGGCGAAGTCGAGCTCCGGCGGGAGCTTCAGCGGAGCGAATCCGAAGCACCGGATACCCAGGTCGTCGAAGGACTTGGCGTCCGTACCGCCGGAGAGCATGTACGGGACCGCGCGCGCGATCGGGTCCTCGGCCTTGAGCGCGATCTGCATCGCGTCCACGAGCGAGCCGTCGAAGTCGGTCTCCAGCGCCTTGTCCCCGTGCACGTCCTCGCGCTTGACGCGCGGGCCGAGGATCCGGTCCAGGTCGGCCAGGAACTCCTGCTCGTACCCCGGCAGGAAACGGCCGTCGACGTGGGCGGTCGCCTGCCCCGGGATCACATTCACCTTGTAGCCCGCGCCGAGCATGGTGGGGGCCGCCGAGTTGCGCAGGGTCGCGCCGACCATCTTGGCGATGCCGCCCAGCTTGGCGAGCGTGGCGTCCATGTCCTCGGGGTCGAGCGGAGTGCCGAGCGCGTCGGACAGCTCGTCCAGGAAGGACCGCACGGTCTTGGTCACCCGGACCGGCCAGTTGTGCCGTCCCAGCCGCCCGACCGCCTCGCACAGCTCGGTGATCGCGTTGTCGTCATTGGTCATCGAACCGTGGCCGGCCGTGCCGTCCACGGTCAGCCGCATCCAGTGCATGCCCTTCTGCGCGGTCTCCACCAGGTAGAGCCGCAGGTTCTCGTTGACCGTGAAGGAGAAGCCGCCGACCTCCCCGATGGCCTCGGTGACGCCCTCGAACAGGTCAGGGTGCTTGTCGACGAGATACCGGGCCCCGTACGTACCGCCCGCCTCCTCGTCCGCGAGGAAGGCGAGCACGATGTCGCGCGGGGGCTTGCGTCCGCTGCGCATCCGGTCGCGCACGACCGCCAGGGTCATCGCGTCCATGTCCTTCATGTCGACCGCGCCCCGCCCCCAGACGCAGCCGTCCGCGATCTCTCCCGAGAAGGGGTGGTGCGTCCAGTCGTGCGCGTTGGCCGGCACGACGTCGGTGTGGCCGTGGATCAGCAGCGCCGGCCTGGACGGGTCCTCGCCCTCGATCCGCGCCACCGTGGAGGCACGGCCCTTGTGGGACTCGAAGATCTGCGGCTCGAGCCCCACCTCCGCCAGCTTCTCCGCGACGTACTCGGCGGCCAGCCGCTCGCCCGGTCCCGAGTGATCCCCGTAGTTGCTGGTGTCGATCCGGATCAGGTCACGACAGAGGTCGACGACCTCGTTCTCGGCGCTCTCACCCGAGCCGGTCCTGGCCGCTTTGGTCTCACTCACGCTGGTTCCCTCCGCTGTCGCTGTGGTGCTCCCCCACATCCTCCCGCGCCCGGCCCTCGCACCCAAGGCCGCCCACCCCCCGTCACACGCCCGTCACACCGCCGGGGGCGTGATCGAGCACCCTCCAATGTTTGCTATGGTTTTCCACGTCGGAACGGGCAAGGCCCGCGAGACAGACACCTAGTCCGGGTGGCGGAATGGCAGACGCGCTAGCTTGAGGTGCTAGTGCCCTTTATCGGGCGTGGGGGTTCAAGTCCCCCCTCGGACACAGAACACATGCCGATCAGGAGAGATCCTGATCGGCATGTTGCGTTGCCGGGGGGCCACGACCGGGGAGAGCCGGCCGTCCTGATCGCCGCCGGGACGGTTCCTCAGCTCCTGGCCGAGATCCGGCAGGCGTCCACACCCGGCCCGTACGCGTGGCACCTCACCGCCGTCGGGCGCCGCAGGAAGCACGTCGCGCCCTGCCCTGCGGTCCGCCGCCCCGGCCGCCCGGGCGCGCCCCCGAGAGGCTTGGCGGTACCGCTCGGGGACGACCGGGCGGCGAGTATCGACTCAAGCCGGACCGGGCCGGCGCCTCCCGACCGGATCACCGGCGTCGCGCACTGCTACATCAGCCGGGCCGCCACCCCTTGTTGAAACGGTTCATTCCTGGCTACGGTCACTCCGGAGAACGGCGTTTCCTAGCGAGGAGAAGCATGAGCCGCACCGAAACCGACACGCTGCCCTGGTACGAGGACCCGAGCCCGGGTACCGGCGGCCTCGCGCCGCGGTCCTGGTACGCGACGTCCGACGCCTGGCGGATGTCCCTGAACGGCGAGTGGGCGTTCCGGCTCTCGCCCCGGGCCGCCACCGAGGACGAGTCGTTCGCCCGGCCGGGGTTCGACGCCTCGGCGTGGGGGACGGTCGCGGTGCCCGGTCACTGGGTGCTCCAGGGGGCCGGCGGCGCTCCCGCGTACACGAACGTCGTCTACCCCTTTCCCGTCGATCCGCCACGGGTGCCGTCCGAGAACCCGACGGGCGACCATCTGCGGACGTTCACACTGCCCGGGGACCGGCCGCAGGGCGGCGAGTTCGTGCTCCGGTTCGAAGGGGTGGAGTCCTGCGCCCGGGTCTGGCTCAACGGACGGGAACTGGGCGACTTCAAGGGGTCCCGGCTGCCGCACGAGTTCGCCGTGGGCGATCTGCTGGACCCCGGCGAGAACGTCCTCGCGGTACGGGTGCACGCCTGGTCGTCGGGCAGCTATCTGGAGGACCAGGACCAGTGGTGGCTGCCGGGCATCTTCCGTGAGGTGACTCTGGTCCACCGCCCGGACGGCGCGCCCCGGGACTTCTTCGTGCACGCGGGCTACGACCACCGGGACGGCTCCGGCACGCTGCGGGTGGAGTGCGAGGGGGCGGACGGCCGGGTCCTGGTGCCCGAGCTGGGTGTCGACATCGCCGCGGGCGAGTCCGTGGCGCTGCCGGTCGAACCGTGGACCGCCGAGACGCCCCGGCTCTACGACGCGGAGCTGGTGACGGCCGGCGAGCGGATCCCGCTGCGGATCGGCTTCCGTACGGTCGTGGTCGAGGACGGCGTCATCAAGGTCAACGGCACCCGGCTGCTGTTCCGAGGGGTGAACCGGCACGAGTTCCACCCGGAGACGGGGCGGGCCGTCGACGCGCGGACGATGCGGCGCGACCTGGAGCTGATGAAGCAGCACAACATCAATGCCGTACGGACCAGCCACTACCCGCCGCACCCCGCCTTCCTCGACCTGTGCGACGAACTGGGCCTCTGGGTGATCGACGAGTGCGATCTGGAGACACATGGCTTTGTCGACCTGGAGTGGCGGGGCAACCCGGTCGACGACGAGCGGTGGACCCCCGCGCTGCTCGACCGGGCGGCCCGCATGGTCGAGCGCGACAAGAACCACGCCTCCGTCATCATCTGGTCGCTGGGCAACGAGTGCGGTTCGGGCAGCGGTCTGACCGCGATGGCCGAGTGGATCGGGGGGCGGGACCCGGAGCGGCTGCTGCACTACGAGGGCGACCTCTCCTGCAAGGACGTCGATCTGTACTCACGCATGTATCCGACGCATGCCGAGGTCGAACTCATCGGCAAGCGGGCGGAGGAGCCGCTGACCGATCCGGAACTCGACGCCCGGCGGCGTGCGATGCCCTTCGTCATGTGCGAGTACGGGCACGCCATGGGCAACGGGCCGGGCGGTCTGAGCGAGTACCAGCGGCTCTTCGAGCGGTACGAGCGCTGCCAGGGCGGTTTCGTCTGGGAGTGGATCGACCACGGCTTCGCCCACCCCGAGCACGGCTTCGCCTACGGCGGGGATTTCGGCGAGGAGTTGCACGACGGCAACTTCGTCTGCGACGGCCTCCTCTTCCCCGACCGCACGCCCTCCCCCGGGCTCGTCGAGTACAAGAAGGTCATCGAGCCGGTACGGATCGGCCCGGGCTCCGCGGCCGGTACGTTCACGGTCACCAACGGCTACGACTTCGCCGGACTGGAGGACCTCGACTTCATCTGGTCGCACGAGGTGGACGGCACGGTCGTGGCCTCGGGCACCCTGGCGGTGCCGGAGCTGGCGCCGGGCGCCTCGGCGGAGGTGGCACCGGACACCGCTTCCGCGGGCGACGGTCTGTGGACGGTGCGGGCGGTGCTCGCCGGGGACACCGCGTGGGGCGAGCGCGGACACGTGGTGGCCTGGGGCCAGGTGGAGACGGGGGCGCGGGCCGTCCCCGCTCCGGCGGCCGGCGAGCGCCCGGTGCGCGCGGCCGGCGTGATCACCCTCGGGCCGGGCGTGTTCGACGCGGCGACCGGGGTACCGGTGCGCATCGGGGACGTTCCGGTGGAGGAACTGCGGCTGGACGTGTGGCGGGCGCCCACCGACAACGACAACGGGGCAGCCTGGCAGCCGGACGAGCGGTACGGGCTGCGCTGGCGGGAGCTGGGGCTGCACCGCATGCGGCACCGCGTCGACGCGGTCGAGGCGGACGGGGACGCGCTGACGGTGCGGACCCGGGTGGCCCCGGCGGGCTGGGACCTGGGGCTGCGGACCACGTACCGGTGGACGGCCGCCGGGGACCGGCTCGGGCTGACGGTGTCCGTGGTGCCGGAGGGCGACTGGCGGGTGCCGCTGCCCCGGCTCGGGATCCGGTTCGCCCTGCCCGCGGCGTACGGCGGTGCGCGGTGGTCCGGCGGTGGACCGGGTGAGGCCTACCCGGACACCCGGGCCGCCGCGGTGCTCGGGACGTGGGAAATGCGGGTGGACGCGCTCCAGACCCCGTACGTCCGGCCCCAGGAGAACGGGGCCCGGGCCGACGTCCGGTGGGCGGAGCTGACGGACACCGGCGGTGCGGGGCTGCGGGCCGAGGGCGGCACGCCGTTCTGGTTCACCGCGCGGCGCTGGACGAGCGAGCAGCTGGACGCCGCGGAGCACGCGCCGGATCTGGTGGCCGGGGGCCGCGTCTGGGTCAACCTGGACCACAGGGTGCAGGGCATCGGCTCGCAGTCGTGCGGGCCGGGCGTGCTGCCGGAGCACCGGCTCGACGCGGAGCCGGCGGAGTTCTCCTTCGTGTTCGCGCCGCTGGACTGACGACGTACTCGCTGCTGGGCTGAGGACGTACTCGCCCCTGCCCCGGCTCCGGCCGGGGCAGGGGCACTTCGGTCAGCGGAACAGCCGGCCCGGCAGCAGGTGCTGGTCGCGCAGCGCGTCGCG harbors:
- a CDS encoding chaplin, with translation MRQVTRKGLITMAAAGGVLALSGGYAHADAGAAGGASNSPGVLSGNSVQIPVEVPVNVCGNSVNVVGLLNPAAGNACANTSDGAATGRHGSTAGTPGSHASDNGRASDDRGQGVRAGTGKHRAVGSDNGGGATAEGTAKGSPGLLSGNQIQVPIDIPVNACGNSVTIGGLLNPALGNTCENDSTPPVVPETPVTHVTPPTPGPRTVPNAPEPQTLPASTPQLAHTGAGGLDLLVPAGAGLLLAGAGTVLYRRAKAAA
- a CDS encoding helix-hairpin-helix domain-containing protein gives rise to the protein MTALPRGESPGPSATDDDSVVADEPATAPAPADQTEAAHDGADGATADGPGEEPDGSAPQEDAATADGGTEGGATAAAAPTEAEAELAAQRELRERIEKRKAEKEGPIAAGTKLSGPAADLLAAVRAVESGEKPGTAFFDSPAPPPARRSVPAPVPVRTQAPEPVRASRGASPETVAAVAAVLAEGGAPEALAAPAAAVLGAQADEALREDPWQLLSLPGVGPEQADTFARALLDTGCGPDDERRTAALVGWLLERAALQGHTALDAEQVRAALAARAVTDPGAAVQHAIAEGVVLVFQDGPEAEDADGETDEESEGTGDGGAEPAAEQEPVQVLLGLDRYALAEESLADGIARLVNACEKDADWSEAAAAAPSPSAAELIRTAAAHGLVAHTGGEAARAEPAALIAAAAGLGLRALGATHSVDGRQRLAAVAGDASAAVTLAGLLAGTEGPGRDEEGALALDLLVVLDAPQLDVETGAMLVESLADGTRLVLSGDPGVLGSAGAGRVFADVLAARACPQVVSRTPDPGPIGELVSGIGIGELNQVEAPGKEVVIVPVRDAGEAVHRTVQLVADSVPRAIGVPSSDTQVITVGHGGSAGTRALNEALKQRLNPGPGRFGGFDPGDRVAHVPAPGRTVPGVVVSADAEGLHLDCAGSPVVVPQERVAASVRHAWALSAHQAAGMRWPAAVVVLPGDAAQGLSRPWVYTAFGRGERHLSVVHGVDQALARAVAQSPAQDRTTRLRTLLEASDG
- a CDS encoding M20/M25/M40 family metallo-hydrolase, whose amino-acid sequence is MSETKAARTGSGESAENEVVDLCRDLIRIDTSNYGDHSGPGERLAAEYVAEKLAEVGLEPQIFESHKGRASTVARIEGEDPSRPALLIHGHTDVVPANAHDWTHHPFSGEIADGCVWGRGAVDMKDMDAMTLAVVRDRMRSGRKPPRDIVLAFLADEEAGGTYGARYLVDKHPDLFEGVTEAIGEVGGFSFTVNENLRLYLVETAQKGMHWMRLTVDGTAGHGSMTNDDNAITELCEAVGRLGRHNWPVRVTKTVRSFLDELSDALGTPLDPEDMDATLAKLGGIAKMVGATLRNSAAPTMLGAGYKVNVIPGQATAHVDGRFLPGYEQEFLADLDRILGPRVKREDVHGDKALETDFDGSLVDAMQIALKAEDPIARAVPYMLSGGTDAKSFDDLGIRCFGFAPLKLPPELDFAGMFHGVDERVPVEGLKFGARVLDRFIDNS
- a CDS encoding glycoside hydrolase family 2 TIM barrel-domain containing protein, with protein sequence MSRTETDTLPWYEDPSPGTGGLAPRSWYATSDAWRMSLNGEWAFRLSPRAATEDESFARPGFDASAWGTVAVPGHWVLQGAGGAPAYTNVVYPFPVDPPRVPSENPTGDHLRTFTLPGDRPQGGEFVLRFEGVESCARVWLNGRELGDFKGSRLPHEFAVGDLLDPGENVLAVRVHAWSSGSYLEDQDQWWLPGIFREVTLVHRPDGAPRDFFVHAGYDHRDGSGTLRVECEGADGRVLVPELGVDIAAGESVALPVEPWTAETPRLYDAELVTAGERIPLRIGFRTVVVEDGVIKVNGTRLLFRGVNRHEFHPETGRAVDARTMRRDLELMKQHNINAVRTSHYPPHPAFLDLCDELGLWVIDECDLETHGFVDLEWRGNPVDDERWTPALLDRAARMVERDKNHASVIIWSLGNECGSGSGLTAMAEWIGGRDPERLLHYEGDLSCKDVDLYSRMYPTHAEVELIGKRAEEPLTDPELDARRRAMPFVMCEYGHAMGNGPGGLSEYQRLFERYERCQGGFVWEWIDHGFAHPEHGFAYGGDFGEELHDGNFVCDGLLFPDRTPSPGLVEYKKVIEPVRIGPGSAAGTFTVTNGYDFAGLEDLDFIWSHEVDGTVVASGTLAVPELAPGASAEVAPDTASAGDGLWTVRAVLAGDTAWGERGHVVAWGQVETGARAVPAPAAGERPVRAAGVITLGPGVFDAATGVPVRIGDVPVEELRLDVWRAPTDNDNGAAWQPDERYGLRWRELGLHRMRHRVDAVEADGDALTVRTRVAPAGWDLGLRTTYRWTAAGDRLGLTVSVVPEGDWRVPLPRLGIRFALPAAYGGARWSGGGPGEAYPDTRAAAVLGTWEMRVDALQTPYVRPQENGARADVRWAELTDTGGAGLRAEGGTPFWFTARRWTSEQLDAAEHAPDLVAGGRVWVNLDHRVQGIGSQSCGPGVLPEHRLDAEPAEFSFVFAPLD
- the chpH gene encoding chaplin ChpH, translated to MIKKIVAAAAVTGGLVLAGAGMAVADSGAQGAAIGSPGVLSGNVVQVPVHVPVNVCGNTISVIGLLNPAFGNTCVNA
- a CDS encoding DUF5703 family protein, which codes for MPEYEFVDVYVPRGVSRKETARLLTDHAEYGHWELDRLTLRLDGSRRVRLRRRIIRQLRATW